Proteins found in one Coffea eugenioides isolate CCC68of chromosome 5, Ceug_1.0, whole genome shotgun sequence genomic segment:
- the LOC113771250 gene encoding uncharacterized protein LOC113771250: MTDLLAHVVQYQGQHLVQQPGNPGNPVESEDRALERFQKFSSPKFLRGPDSNVAERWLEKMIDIFAALHYSEERQVTFAVFQWEGAVRSWWNVIRMKWDREQIPRTWVNFMLEFNAKYFPSLVQEKKEDEFIRLYQGTQTVADEAVEKALRVENARLQVRNFQVKKQGFSASSSTQGDKSSPLKFGRRAGGGRLQGMARRTPPRGGQTGRSQQRSASKGSSASVSHGPCGFCGKPNHTEDNCWRKERKCLSCGSTEHQIANCPMLPREARVTTQSSKANSGQSKVEGKNPKVPTRVYSLEPHQVPDSLEVAEGTIPVFHRLARILIDPGATHSFVNPEFRCGIEIQPVSLPYDLEVSTPTRDKCLITSMMYANCEI, from the exons ATGACTGACTTGTTAGCCCACGTAGTGCAATACCAGGGCCAACATCTTGTCCAGCAACCTGGGAACCCTGGCAATCCCGTTGAAAGTGAGGATCGAGCCCtcgagagatttcaaaagttctcttcACCAAAATTCCTGAGAGGGCCAGATTCGAACGTGGCCGAAAGGTGGTTGGAGAAAATGATAGACATCTTTGCTGCCCTACACTATTCAGAGGAAAGACAGGTtacttttgctgtcttccagTGGGAAGGGGCCgtccgttcttggtggaacgtgatacgaATGAAGTGGGACCGGGAGCAAATACCAAGAACATGGGTGAACTTCATGTTGGAGTTCAACGCGAAATACTTTCCATCTctagtccaagaaaagaaggaggatgagttcattaggctcTATCAGGGGACTCAAACGGTGGCTGA TGAAGCCGTGGAGAAAGCTTTGCGAGTTGAAAATGCAAGGCTTCAAGTTAGGAACTTCCAGGTGAAAAAACAGGGATTTTCTGCGAGTAGTTCGACTCAAGGGGATAAAAGTAGCCCTCTCAAGTTTGGAAGGAGAGCCGGAGGAGGAAGGCTACAGGGAATGGCACGAAGAACTCCGCCAAGAGGTGGTCAAACTGGACGAAGCCAACAGAGAAGTGCCTCAAAGGGGAGCTCAGCCTCGGTTTCTCATGGTCCTtgtggattttgtgggaaaccaaaccacaccgaggacaacTGTtggaggaaggaaagaaaatgcTTAAGCTGTGGGAGTACAGAACATCAAATAGCCAACTGTCCGATGTTACCTCGGGAGGCGAGAGTAACTACCCAATCATCGAAGGCCAACTCGGGGCAGTCCAAGGTGGAAGGGAAAAATCCGAAGGTGCCAACTCGGGTGTACTCCCTTGAGCCACATCAAGTTCCGGATTCCTTAGAGGTGgcggaaggtacgattcctgtcttCCACCGTCTCGCtaggattttgatagaccccggtgctACCCATTCCTTCGTTAACCCCGAATTCAGGTGTGGAATTGAGATACAACCTGTTAGCCTGCCTTATGATTTGgaagttagtactcctacgAGGGATAAATGTTTGATCACTAGTATGATGTATGCAAACTGTGAAATCTGA